The following coding sequences lie in one Vicinamibacterales bacterium genomic window:
- a CDS encoding radical SAM protein: MRPPAPARPRVVLYNPRAVFHTMPLALVAVGSALDRRAVDVTIVDGRLEDDPVAAVLRAADGAVVVGISVLTGAPIRDALAVSRAVKAAAPSCLVVWGGWHPSLFPADCLDEPSVDAVVVGQGELTFQDVVQRAVEGRPIAGCGGTVARDGGRVVAGPVRPLVELDRLPAHDYGLIDVEAYFARKGTRQLDYVSSQGCRFRCAFCADPAVFGRAWTGLAPERVAAELQALQARHGVDDVAFQDETFFTAPSRVSALSRELTARRVGVTWTATLRADQACRIGEAAFGAAVAAGLRRVMVGVESGSPDTLARLRKDVSLAQVREAAALLVRHDVGATFNFIVGFPGEPRSSVQASLDLAKTLRRMSPAFDTPVFYYQPYPGNPIADEAAAGHEFPRGLEAWADFDYVGGRGPWITPEVWRTVEAFTFYAKHAWRPGAWRWPLRMAARLRCEHDFYHWPIEKRLVEMVRPPEPVS; the protein is encoded by the coding sequence GTGAGGCCGCCGGCCCCGGCCCGGCCGCGCGTGGTCCTCTACAACCCGCGGGCGGTGTTCCACACGATGCCGCTCGCGCTCGTGGCCGTCGGCTCGGCGCTGGATCGCCGGGCCGTCGACGTCACGATCGTGGACGGCCGGCTCGAGGACGATCCGGTGGCGGCCGTGCTCAGGGCCGCCGACGGCGCCGTCGTGGTCGGCATCTCGGTGCTCACGGGGGCGCCCATCCGCGACGCGCTGGCGGTCAGCCGCGCGGTGAAGGCGGCGGCGCCGTCCTGTCTCGTGGTCTGGGGCGGCTGGCACCCCTCGCTCTTCCCGGCCGACTGCCTCGACGAGCCGTCAGTGGACGCCGTCGTCGTCGGGCAGGGCGAGCTCACGTTCCAGGACGTCGTCCAGCGCGCCGTGGAGGGCCGGCCGATCGCCGGCTGCGGCGGCACCGTCGCCCGCGACGGCGGGCGCGTGGTCGCGGGGCCCGTGCGGCCGCTCGTGGAGCTCGATCGCCTCCCCGCGCACGACTACGGCCTCATCGACGTCGAGGCGTACTTCGCGCGCAAGGGAACGCGGCAGCTCGACTACGTGTCGTCGCAGGGGTGCCGGTTCCGCTGCGCCTTCTGCGCGGACCCGGCGGTGTTCGGGCGGGCGTGGACGGGCCTCGCGCCAGAGCGCGTGGCCGCGGAACTGCAGGCGCTGCAGGCGCGCCACGGCGTGGACGACGTCGCCTTCCAGGACGAGACGTTCTTCACGGCGCCCAGCCGGGTCTCGGCGCTGTCCCGCGAGCTCACGGCCCGCAGGGTCGGCGTCACGTGGACCGCCACGCTGCGCGCGGACCAGGCCTGCCGGATCGGCGAGGCCGCCTTCGGCGCCGCCGTCGCGGCCGGCCTCCGCCGCGTGATGGTGGGCGTGGAGTCCGGCTCCCCCGACACGCTCGCGCGGCTTCGCAAGGACGTCTCCCTCGCGCAGGTGCGCGAGGCCGCGGCGCTGCTGGTCCGCCACGACGTCGGCGCCACGTTCAACTTCATCGTGGGCTTCCCCGGCGAACCGCGGTCGAGCGTACAGGCCTCGCTGGACCTGGCCAAGACGCTCCGGCGGATGAGTCCGGCCTTCGACACGCCCGTCTTCTACTACCAGCCGTACCCCGGCAACCCGATCGCCGACGAGGCCGCCGCCGGCCACGAGTTCCCCCGCGGCCTGGAGGCGTGGGCGGATTTCGACTACGTGGGCGGCCGCGGCCCCTGGATCACGCCCGAAGTCTGGCGCACGGTGGAGGCCTTCACGTTCTACGCGAAGCACGCGTGGCGTCCCGGTGCGTGGCGCTGGCCCCTGCGCATGGCCGCGCGCCTGCGGTGCGAGCACGACTTCTACCACTGGCCGATCGAGAAGCGCCTGGTCGAGATGGTCCGTCCGCCCGAGCCGGTGTCCTGA
- a CDS encoding radical SAM protein, whose translation MAEVLLGQSYYLRFDAKTWEAQQPYPPLGTLYAASALRSRGRDVALFDAMIAASVDDWRARLAAEAPRVAVICEDSFNYLSKMCLSRMREAALEMIDHARRAGCPVIVSGSDATDHPEVYLARGAAAVALGEAEHTVADLVDAILEERPLAGIPGAATPGPDGGVVRGPGRPFLTALDALPFPAWDLVDVARYRAIWARHGYYSMNLATTRGCPFHCNWCAKPIYGQRYAVRDAAAVAAEVAWLKRVYAPDHLWIVDDVFGLRPGWVADFARALTEADAVTPFRCLMRADQVTPDMAALLASAGCAMVWMGAESGSQRVLDAMEKGQTVAEIRQATEALKGAGIRVGYFLQFGYPGEAWADIEATLALVREGAPDDIGISVSYPLPGTRFHDRVRAELGAKRHWVDSADLSLMYRGTYTPEFYRVLHRVAHDEFRARTLGRQVAAAARRPWRAGPATLRQAARAAYHALSLVASRARLRHLATPAAAAPPPPVVPAASQPGGAT comes from the coding sequence GTGGCTGAGGTGCTGCTCGGCCAGTCCTACTACCTGCGCTTCGACGCCAAGACCTGGGAGGCGCAGCAGCCGTACCCGCCGCTCGGCACGCTGTACGCGGCCTCGGCCCTGCGATCGCGCGGCCGGGACGTGGCGCTCTTCGACGCCATGATCGCCGCCTCGGTCGACGACTGGCGCGCGCGCCTCGCGGCCGAGGCCCCGCGCGTGGCCGTCATCTGCGAGGACAGCTTCAACTACCTGAGCAAGATGTGCCTCTCGCGCATGCGCGAGGCGGCGCTGGAGATGATCGACCACGCCCGCCGCGCCGGCTGTCCCGTGATCGTCTCCGGCTCGGACGCCACCGATCATCCCGAGGTCTACCTGGCTCGCGGCGCCGCCGCCGTGGCGCTCGGGGAAGCCGAGCACACCGTGGCCGACCTCGTGGACGCGATCCTGGAGGAACGGCCGCTGGCGGGCATTCCCGGCGCGGCCACGCCCGGTCCCGACGGCGGCGTGGTCCGCGGCCCCGGGCGTCCGTTCCTCACGGCGCTGGACGCGCTGCCCTTCCCCGCATGGGACCTCGTGGACGTGGCCCGCTACCGCGCGATCTGGGCGCGTCACGGCTACTACTCGATGAACCTGGCCACCACGCGCGGCTGCCCGTTCCACTGCAACTGGTGCGCGAAGCCCATCTACGGCCAGCGCTACGCGGTCCGCGACGCGGCCGCCGTCGCCGCCGAGGTCGCGTGGCTGAAGCGCGTCTACGCGCCCGATCACCTGTGGATCGTGGACGACGTCTTCGGCCTGCGCCCGGGCTGGGTGGCCGACTTCGCGCGGGCCCTGACGGAGGCGGACGCGGTGACGCCCTTCCGCTGCCTGATGCGCGCCGACCAGGTGACGCCCGACATGGCCGCCCTGCTCGCGAGCGCCGGGTGCGCCATGGTGTGGATGGGGGCCGAGTCGGGATCGCAGCGCGTGCTGGACGCCATGGAGAAGGGCCAGACGGTCGCCGAGATCCGCCAGGCGACCGAGGCCCTGAAGGGCGCGGGGATTCGCGTCGGCTACTTCCTGCAGTTCGGCTATCCGGGCGAGGCCTGGGCGGACATCGAGGCGACGCTGGCGCTGGTCCGCGAGGGCGCGCCCGACGACATCGGCATCTCGGTGTCCTACCCGCTGCCGGGCACGCGGTTCCACGACCGCGTCCGCGCCGAGCTCGGCGCGAAGCGCCACTGGGTCGACTCCGCCGACCTCTCGCTGATGTACCGCGGCACCTACACCCCCGAGTTCTACCGCGTGCTCCACCGGGTAGCGCACGACGAGTTCCGGGCCCGCACGCTGGGCCGGCAGGTGGCGGCGGCGGCGCGCCGTCCGTGGCGCGCCGGTCCGGCCACGCTCCGGCAGGCGGCCCGCGCCGCTTACCATGCGCTCTCGCTCGTGGCCTCGCGCGCCCGACTCCGCCATCTGGCCACGCCGGCCGCGGCGGCGCCGCCGCCCCCGGTCGTGCCCGCCGCCTCGCAGCCCGGAGGCGCCACGTGA
- a CDS encoding radical SAM protein: MDVLLAHGYFLSEDAEERRIMRPHPPLGLLYLSAYLKRGGVAVDVFDGTFRTPADFEAHVARTRPPVVGLAANLMTKRRVLAMMAAARRAGARVVLGGPDPPHHAESYLEAGADVVVVGEGEVTMTALVPALQGRWRPDVLAGIDGLVFRDAGGAVVRTPPRAQVADLDSLPLPDRGAVDIPRYLAAWRRAHGAGTVSLITARGCPYTCTWCSRSVFGETHRRRSPAAVADEVQEIVDRYGPERLWYADDVFGIHRSWTLAYADELDRRGLRRPFECISRAERIDEDVADAFARLGCTRVWIGSESGSQAVLDRMRRKVTVERVREAAALLQRRGIEVGMFIMLGFDGERDQDLRATVDHLKRTRPDVFLTTVSYPIKGTPYYDQVASRLRTPEAWSRHSDRDLVIAGRPRRPYYQFARRWVSAEVARDRHWRAGRYADAARSASSAVVGRVGMALTARWRER, encoded by the coding sequence ATGGACGTGCTGCTGGCCCACGGGTACTTCCTCTCCGAGGACGCCGAGGAGCGGCGCATCATGCGCCCGCACCCGCCGCTCGGCCTGCTCTACCTGTCGGCGTACCTGAAGCGCGGCGGCGTCGCGGTGGACGTCTTCGACGGGACGTTCCGGACACCCGCGGATTTCGAGGCCCACGTGGCGCGCACGCGTCCGCCGGTCGTGGGGCTCGCCGCGAACCTCATGACCAAGCGTCGCGTGCTGGCCATGATGGCCGCCGCCCGGCGCGCCGGGGCCCGCGTGGTCCTGGGCGGGCCCGATCCGCCGCATCACGCCGAGTCCTACCTCGAGGCCGGCGCCGACGTGGTGGTCGTGGGTGAAGGCGAGGTCACGATGACGGCGCTCGTGCCCGCGCTGCAGGGCCGGTGGCGGCCCGACGTCCTGGCCGGCATCGACGGTCTCGTGTTCCGCGACGCGGGCGGCGCGGTGGTCCGTACCCCGCCGCGCGCGCAGGTCGCCGACCTCGACTCGCTGCCGCTGCCGGACCGGGGGGCCGTGGACATCCCGCGGTACCTGGCCGCCTGGCGGCGGGCCCACGGCGCCGGCACGGTCTCGCTCATCACGGCGCGGGGCTGTCCCTACACCTGCACGTGGTGCAGCCGATCGGTCTTCGGCGAGACGCACCGCCGACGCTCGCCCGCCGCCGTGGCCGACGAGGTCCAGGAGATCGTCGACCGCTATGGGCCCGAGCGTCTCTGGTACGCCGACGACGTCTTCGGCATCCATCGGAGCTGGACGCTCGCGTACGCCGACGAGCTCGATCGCCGCGGGCTCCGGCGGCCCTTCGAGTGCATCTCGCGCGCCGAGCGGATCGACGAGGACGTGGCCGACGCCTTCGCGCGGCTGGGCTGCACGCGCGTGTGGATCGGGTCGGAGAGCGGATCGCAGGCCGTGCTCGACCGGATGCGGCGCAAGGTCACCGTGGAGCGCGTGCGCGAGGCGGCGGCGCTCCTCCAGCGGCGGGGCATCGAGGTGGGCATGTTCATCATGCTGGGCTTCGACGGCGAGCGCGATCAGGATCTGCGCGCCACGGTCGATCACCTGAAGCGCACGCGCCCGGACGTCTTCCTCACCACCGTGTCCTACCCGATCAAGGGCACGCCGTACTACGACCAGGTCGCGTCGCGCCTCCGGACGCCCGAGGCGTGGAGCCGGCACTCGGATCGCGATCTCGTGATCGCGGGCCGGCCGCGGCGGCCGTACTACCAGTTCGCGCGCCGGTGGGTCTCGGCGGAGGTGGCGCGGGACCGGCACTGGCGGGCCGGCCGCTACGCCGACGCGGCGCGCTCGGCCTCCTCGGCCGTCGTGGGGCGCGTCGGCATGGCGCTCACCGCGCGCTGGCGGGAACGATGA
- a CDS encoding O-antigen ligase family protein, translating into MSALPLTRARTFGHIAPAGVLLLASASAVEVALPRVGAAGLQLSSLELVAAATLASGLGALAVRDGVDVAPGPLAAPMLAGLAVAVAAALLAPADIGNALRYCGRLAAAALISWLTMRSITTRRLARALVAVLVATGAAAGAVAVAELVEVPAVMRALTLVRPGFHVVGGQVRATSTFLYPTVASMYLEVVFALGLWWIVDPPAASRPRVVRSAPMLALGLVAAGIVATFTRAGLIAMGVSLALVAALAHHRRLGAPVLGRLATLALVVVALMAGSRSPGVWLSRVSTDTAQDWYGARYDVPTRLTLEAGRLGHVPITVTNTGRLEWQSARDPVFAMSYHWLDAGTDLVVEFEGARTPFPAPVAPGRQTTLPVAVLAPDRPGRYVLAWDVVHEGRAWLSTEGVPSPRTSVEIAGEAAATAPVATHGRLPGAAHRLPRLTLWEVALRIARDHPLAGIGPDNFRQTYGTYLGLAAWDRRVHANNMYLEALTGAGVFGLAAVVWLVRAGLVHVWRAWRRAPAEALAGPVLAAGVVIAGHGLVDSFLGFTPTYVVFAITAGLACSPALDAPRLPHAHRV; encoded by the coding sequence GTGTCAGCGCTGCCGCTCACTCGGGCGCGGACGTTCGGGCACATCGCGCCAGCAGGCGTGCTGTTGCTCGCGTCGGCCTCGGCCGTCGAAGTGGCGCTGCCGCGCGTCGGTGCCGCGGGTCTGCAGCTCTCGTCGCTCGAGCTCGTCGCGGCGGCCACCCTGGCCTCGGGACTCGGCGCGCTGGCGGTACGCGACGGCGTGGACGTCGCGCCCGGGCCGCTGGCCGCGCCCATGCTCGCGGGGCTCGCGGTCGCGGTGGCCGCGGCCCTCCTGGCGCCCGCCGACATCGGCAACGCCCTGCGCTACTGCGGGCGGCTCGCCGCCGCCGCGCTGATTTCGTGGCTCACCATGCGGAGCATCACGACGCGGCGCCTGGCGCGCGCGCTGGTGGCGGTGCTCGTGGCCACGGGCGCGGCGGCCGGGGCCGTCGCGGTGGCGGAGCTCGTCGAGGTGCCGGCCGTGATGCGCGCGCTCACGCTCGTGCGGCCCGGCTTCCATGTCGTCGGCGGCCAGGTGCGGGCCACCTCGACGTTCCTCTATCCGACGGTCGCGTCGATGTACCTCGAGGTCGTCTTCGCGCTGGGGCTGTGGTGGATCGTCGATCCACCCGCCGCGTCGCGGCCGCGCGTCGTCCGTTCCGCGCCGATGCTCGCGCTGGGCCTCGTCGCCGCGGGCATCGTCGCCACCTTCACGCGGGCGGGGCTCATCGCGATGGGCGTGAGCCTGGCGCTCGTGGCCGCGCTCGCGCACCACCGGCGGCTGGGCGCGCCGGTCCTCGGACGGCTCGCCACGCTGGCACTCGTGGTCGTCGCGCTCATGGCCGGATCGCGATCGCCCGGCGTGTGGCTCAGCCGGGTCAGCACCGACACCGCGCAGGACTGGTACGGCGCCCGCTACGACGTCCCCACGCGGCTGACCCTCGAGGCGGGTCGGCTGGGTCACGTACCCATCACCGTGACCAACACGGGCCGGCTCGAATGGCAGTCCGCGCGCGATCCCGTCTTCGCGATGTCGTACCACTGGCTGGACGCCGGCACGGACCTGGTCGTGGAGTTCGAGGGCGCCCGGACGCCGTTCCCGGCGCCCGTGGCGCCGGGCCGCCAGACGACGCTGCCCGTCGCCGTCCTTGCCCCGGACCGCCCCGGCCGGTACGTGCTCGCGTGGGACGTCGTGCACGAGGGCCGCGCGTGGCTCAGCACCGAAGGCGTGCCCTCGCCGCGCACGTCGGTCGAGATCGCGGGCGAGGCGGCGGCGACGGCGCCCGTGGCCACGCACGGCCGGCTGCCGGGCGCGGCGCACCGGCTGCCGCGGCTCACGCTGTGGGAAGTGGCGCTGCGCATCGCGCGCGACCATCCGCTGGCCGGCATCGGTCCCGACAACTTCCGCCAGACCTACGGCACGTACCTCGGCCTGGCGGCCTGGGACCGCCGTGTCCACGCCAACAACATGTACCTGGAGGCGCTGACCGGCGCCGGCGTGTTCGGCCTGGCCGCCGTCGTCTGGCTCGTGAGGGCGGGACTCGTTCACGTCTGGCGCGCGTGGCGGCGCGCACCGGCCGAGGCGCTGGCCGGGCCGGTCCTGGCGGCCGGCGTCGTCATCGCCGGCCACGGCCTCGTGGACTCGTTCCTCGGCTTCACCCCCACCTACGTCGTCTTCGCGATCACCGCGGGGCTGGCGTGCTCCCCCGCGCTCGACGCCCCCCGGCTCCCCCATGCGCATCGCGTTTGA
- a CDS encoding oligosaccharide flippase family protein — translation MKLPSGFVTLAAPHAVPAGRVIAKTAADVLGKLVALAVVVLAARRLSPEAFGVLAVATTSGWLLGVATDAGWSMFLAREIARQPSAWRGIARRVLAWRAGSAGLGLAVSALAARWLVPAADRPAFVLLVSAALAGAVLETAMHVFRGLERAEVEAGLHAAQRGATGLAGLAVLWWRPGLVPLGLAMLLPPLAALGAAAAVARRLPTAGGGRVAAAPTTWADVRRRVLPLGAGALISALYFRIDVFFVESWHGLDAAGAYNAVFRLVDALRLLPGAVLAVAFPRLVRAVEPAAASKLGAALAGAGLAVAALVAFPATWIVTTAYGARYAAAGGTLVVLSASVPLFYLNYVLTHQVIAWDGDTAYARVAALALAANLAANVALVPAYGARGAAVATGLTELAVTAGCLAALRGRRAARAVPVAAGGDA, via the coding sequence GTGAAACTACCTTCGGGATTCGTAACTCTCGCCGCCCCGCACGCCGTCCCCGCGGGACGCGTCATCGCCAAGACGGCGGCCGACGTCCTCGGCAAGCTCGTCGCCCTCGCCGTCGTCGTGCTTGCCGCGCGGCGGCTGTCGCCCGAGGCGTTCGGCGTCCTGGCCGTGGCCACCACGTCGGGCTGGCTGCTCGGCGTCGCGACCGACGCCGGATGGTCGATGTTCCTCGCGCGTGAAATCGCCAGGCAGCCGTCCGCGTGGCGCGGCATCGCGCGCCGGGTGCTGGCGTGGCGGGCGGGATCGGCCGGGCTCGGCCTCGCGGTATCGGCCCTCGCGGCCCGGTGGCTGGTGCCGGCGGCCGATCGCCCCGCCTTCGTGCTGCTCGTGTCGGCCGCGCTCGCGGGCGCCGTGCTCGAGACCGCGATGCACGTCTTCCGGGGGCTCGAGCGGGCCGAGGTGGAGGCGGGCCTCCATGCGGCGCAGCGCGGCGCGACGGGCCTCGCGGGCCTGGCCGTGCTCTGGTGGCGGCCGGGGCTCGTCCCGCTCGGTCTGGCGATGCTGCTTCCGCCGCTCGCGGCGCTCGGCGCAGCGGCCGCGGTGGCGCGCCGGCTGCCCACGGCCGGTGGCGGACGTGTCGCGGCCGCGCCGACGACGTGGGCCGACGTCCGGCGGCGCGTGCTGCCGCTCGGCGCCGGCGCCCTCATCTCGGCGCTGTACTTCCGGATCGACGTGTTCTTCGTGGAATCGTGGCACGGACTCGACGCGGCCGGCGCCTACAACGCCGTCTTCCGGCTCGTGGACGCGCTGCGCCTCCTTCCCGGTGCCGTGCTCGCCGTCGCCTTCCCGCGCCTGGTGCGCGCGGTGGAACCGGCCGCGGCGTCGAAGCTCGGCGCGGCCCTGGCCGGCGCGGGCCTGGCCGTGGCCGCGCTCGTCGCGTTCCCGGCGACGTGGATCGTGACCACGGCCTACGGCGCGCGCTACGCCGCCGCGGGCGGGACGCTGGTGGTGCTGTCGGCGTCGGTGCCCCTCTTCTATCTGAACTACGTCCTCACGCATCAAGTGATCGCGTGGGATGGCGACACGGCCTACGCGCGGGTGGCGGCGCTGGCGCTCGCGGCGAACCTCGCCGCCAACGTCGCGCTCGTGCCCGCCTACGGCGCGCGGGGAGCCGCCGTGGCGACGGGACTCACCGAGCTCGCCGTCACCGCCGGCTGCCTCGCGGCCCTGCGGGGACGGCGCGCGGCG
- a CDS encoding glycosyltransferase family 1 protein: protein MRIAFDGTTLTPGRTGVGYYTEHLLQHLAREVAATGDELVVISNRPIETEAPLPPHVRVYDRHRFPTRAVWLQGLAPRVLADIAPDVAHFTNGMMPVAARVATVVTVHDMSLRLYPRYHPVRRLVVNRPLQHLAIARADAIVAVSHSTRRDLLRLHGVAPERVSVVHEAASGAFRPERDPAVLERARRDLGLPECFVLYVGTVEPRKNLLRLVAAFARARAAGMPQHLVCAGPYGWLSRDLAGAIDRAGVGAVVHFTGYVPFSQLPALYSLCDVFAFPSIYEGFGLPVVEALACGAPVLTSNTSSLAEIAADAAVTVDPLDVDALAGALCRLAGDAALRQRLSEAGPARATAFSWTQAARQVLAVYQRAAARAWARPAVSAADAAEAAVVGGSAAEGTDGR from the coding sequence ATGCGCATCGCGTTTGACGGCACCACGCTCACGCCCGGCCGGACCGGCGTCGGGTACTACACGGAGCACCTGCTCCAGCACCTCGCGCGCGAGGTGGCCGCGACGGGCGACGAGCTGGTGGTCATCTCGAACCGGCCCATCGAGACCGAGGCGCCGCTGCCGCCGCACGTCCGCGTGTACGACCGGCACCGCTTCCCGACGCGCGCCGTCTGGCTGCAGGGCCTGGCGCCCCGCGTCCTGGCCGACATCGCGCCCGACGTCGCGCACTTCACCAACGGGATGATGCCGGTGGCCGCGCGCGTGGCCACGGTCGTGACCGTGCACGACATGAGCCTGCGGCTGTACCCGCGGTACCACCCGGTCCGCCGGCTGGTCGTGAACCGTCCGCTGCAGCACCTCGCCATCGCGCGAGCGGACGCGATCGTCGCCGTGTCGCACAGCACGCGCCGCGACCTGCTCCGGCTGCACGGCGTGGCGCCCGAGCGCGTGAGCGTCGTCCACGAGGCGGCCAGCGGAGCGTTCCGGCCGGAGCGCGATCCCGCCGTGCTGGAACGCGCGCGGCGAGACCTGGGCCTCCCGGAGTGCTTCGTCCTCTACGTGGGCACGGTGGAGCCGCGCAAGAACCTGCTGCGGCTCGTGGCGGCCTTCGCGCGCGCCCGGGCTGCGGGAATGCCGCAGCACCTGGTGTGCGCGGGCCCCTACGGCTGGCTGTCGCGCGACCTGGCCGGCGCGATCGATCGCGCGGGCGTCGGCGCGGTGGTCCACTTCACCGGCTACGTGCCGTTCTCGCAGCTCCCGGCGCTCTACAGCCTCTGCGACGTCTTCGCCTTCCCGTCGATCTACGAAGGCTTCGGGCTGCCCGTGGTCGAGGCGCTGGCGTGCGGCGCGCCGGTGCTCACGTCGAACACTTCGTCGCTCGCCGAGATCGCGGCCGATGCCGCGGTGACGGTCGATCCCCTGGACGTCGACGCGCTGGCCGGCGCGCTGTGCCGCCTCGCGGGCGACGCGGCGCTGCGGCAGCGGCTGTCCGAGGCCGGACCGGCGCGCGCCACCGCGTTTTCGTGGACACAGGCGGCGCGGCAGGTCCTGGCGGTGTACCAGCGGGCCGCCGCGCGCGCCTGGGCCCGCCCGGCCGTGTCCGCGGCCGACGCCGCCGAGGCGGCGGTGGTGGGCGGCTCCGCGGCGGAGGGCACCGATGGCCGCTGA
- a CDS encoding class I SAM-dependent methyltransferase: MAADARGAAVRAFDLVADDYDRLADGALFLAQRARARAALVEWLPARSRVLEIGCGTGLDAVFLAEAGMDVVACDPSSEMQRLTAGRALRAGVVDRVRVLDCGLEGLPAFLDALGAEFDAIVSNFGALNCVASLDALGVVAAGHLRPGGAALLTVMGRACLLEMAYFALTRRPAQALRRRQDHVMVPVGGIDVPTYYHSLEALGRALGPDLMRAQVRGLGVLLPPPYLEPRWRALPPAVRAAARAADRVVASWPGLNRCGDHVLARWVKRRYGRG; encoded by the coding sequence ATGGCCGCTGACGCTCGCGGCGCGGCCGTGCGCGCGTTCGACCTGGTGGCCGACGACTACGACCGCCTCGCCGACGGCGCGCTGTTCCTGGCCCAGCGGGCGCGCGCGCGGGCGGCGCTCGTCGAATGGCTGCCGGCCCGAAGCCGCGTGCTCGAGATCGGCTGCGGCACCGGACTCGATGCCGTGTTCCTGGCCGAGGCCGGAATGGACGTCGTGGCCTGCGACCCGTCGTCGGAGATGCAGCGGCTCACGGCCGGCCGCGCGCTGCGCGCGGGCGTCGTCGACCGCGTGCGGGTGCTCGACTGCGGACTCGAGGGCCTGCCGGCCTTCCTCGACGCGCTCGGCGCCGAGTTCGACGCGATCGTCTCGAACTTCGGCGCCCTCAACTGCGTGGCGTCGCTCGACGCGCTCGGCGTCGTGGCGGCGGGCCACCTCCGGCCGGGCGGCGCCGCCCTCCTCACGGTGATGGGACGCGCGTGCCTCCTGGAGATGGCGTACTTCGCGCTGACCCGGCGTCCGGCGCAGGCCCTCCGCCGCCGCCAGGACCACGTGATGGTGCCGGTCGGCGGCATCGACGTGCCCACGTATTACCACTCGCTGGAGGCGCTGGGACGGGCGCTGGGCCCGGACCTCATGCGGGCGCAGGTACGCGGGCTCGGCGTGCTCCTGCCGCCGCCGTACCTCGAACCCCGGTGGCGCGCGCTCCCGCCGGCCGTGCGCGCGGCGGCGAGGGCGGCGGACCGCGTGGTGGCGTCATGGCCGGGCCTGAACCGCTGCGGCGACCATGTGCTGGCGCGGTGGGTGAAGCGGAGGTACGGCCGTGGCTGA
- a CDS encoding cobalamin-dependent protein (Presence of a B(12) (cobalamin)-binding domain implies dependence on cobalamin itself, in one of its several forms, or in some unusual lineages, dependence on a cobalamin-like analog.) codes for MIALVNPWSTPSTKTPLPMSLLAIGSMLEGVHDYAIVDGNLDPDPAATVLALHARTPLTAVAVTVMPGPQVAGAVALSRAIRRAAPHVPLVWGGYFPSQHAEACLADGTVDVCVSGQGELTMRDLAAALARGDGWASVAGVAWLEAGRVVRTPSRPLTPLDELPDWPYHRVPMARYFHGHYLGRRVATHHSSFGCPFACTFCAVVGMANRRWVAQSPDRVGAILERQQREHGADAVQFHDMDFFISEARTAAIADRLRPLGMAWWALGRVDELMRYGDATWAAMQASGLKMLFCGAESGSTETLRQMNKGGTASAELTLALAARMRAHGVVPEFSFVVGNPPDPEGDLAGTLDFIRQLKAVNPAAEIILYVYSPVPLDGAYYDAAQAGGFQFPATLDEWVSDRWQTFALRRDPRTPWSQGGVRRRVRDFESVLNAFYPTVTDLRLTPARRALLRAVAAWRYRLRWYSQPLELRALQRVFHYQRPETTGF; via the coding sequence ATGATCGCGCTCGTCAATCCGTGGAGCACGCCGTCGACGAAGACGCCGCTGCCGATGTCGCTGCTCGCCATCGGCTCGATGCTGGAAGGCGTGCACGACTACGCGATCGTGGACGGCAACCTCGATCCCGACCCGGCCGCCACCGTCCTGGCGCTTCACGCGCGCACGCCGCTCACGGCCGTGGCCGTCACCGTCATGCCCGGCCCCCAGGTGGCGGGCGCCGTCGCCCTGAGCCGCGCCATCCGCCGCGCGGCGCCCCACGTGCCACTCGTGTGGGGCGGCTACTTCCCGTCGCAGCACGCCGAGGCCTGCCTCGCCGACGGCACGGTGGACGTCTGCGTGTCGGGCCAGGGCGAGCTGACGATGCGCGACCTGGCCGCGGCGCTCGCCCGCGGGGACGGATGGGCGTCGGTGGCCGGCGTGGCCTGGCTCGAAGCCGGACGCGTCGTGCGGACGCCGTCGCGGCCGCTCACGCCGTTGGACGAGCTGCCCGACTGGCCGTACCACCGCGTGCCGATGGCCCGGTACTTCCACGGGCACTACCTTGGCCGGCGGGTGGCCACGCACCACTCGTCGTTCGGCTGTCCGTTCGCCTGCACGTTCTGCGCGGTGGTGGGGATGGCGAATCGCCGGTGGGTGGCCCAGTCGCCGGACCGCGTGGGCGCGATCCTGGAACGTCAGCAGCGCGAGCACGGCGCCGATGCGGTGCAGTTCCACGACATGGACTTCTTCATCTCCGAGGCGCGCACCGCGGCCATCGCCGACCGCCTGCGGCCGCTCGGCATGGCGTGGTGGGCCCTGGGCCGCGTGGACGAGCTGATGCGCTACGGCGACGCCACGTGGGCCGCCATGCAGGCCAGCGGCCTGAAGATGCTCTTCTGCGGCGCGGAATCCGGATCCACCGAGACCCTGCGGCAGATGAACAAGGGCGGCACGGCCTCGGCCGAGCTCACGCTCGCGCTCGCGGCCCGGATGCGCGCCCACGGCGTGGTGCCGGAGTTCTCGTTCGTGGTCGGCAACCCGCCGGACCCGGAGGGCGACCTGGCCGGCACGCTCGACTTCATCCGGCAGCTCAAGGCCGTCAACCCGGCCGCCGAGATCATCCTCTACGTCTACTCGCCGGTCCCGCTCGACGGCGCGTACTACGACGCGGCGCAGGCCGGGGGCTTCCAGTTCCCGGCGACGCTCGACGAGTGGGTGAGCGACCGCTGGCAGACCTTCGCGCTCCGGCGCGACCCGCGGACGCCCTGGTCGCAGGGAGGCGTGCGCCGGCGCGTGCGCGATTTCGAGAGCGTGCTGAACGCGTTCTACCCGACGGTGACCGACCTGCGCCTCACGCCGGCGCGGCGCGCCCTGCTCCGGGCCGTCGCGGCGTGGCGCTATCGCCTGCGGTGGTACTCCCAGCCGCTCGAGCTCAGGGCGCTCCAGCGCGTCTTCCACTACCAGCGGCCGGAGACGACGGGGTTCTGA